From a region of the Vagococcus coleopterorum genome:
- a CDS encoding MurR/RpiR family transcriptional regulator: MLLTEKLQNPIFSKTECVVIDYLLEQRLLLSQQTIKDISKATFTSPSTLIRISHKMGFDGWKAFKQELLHELDYLDNHFQSIDANFPFKQNDGFTKISGKLGSLVQETINDTLTLLNHDDLSAAVRLLEEAPQIKIFTSNINIYLAQDFCHKMNRINKNVSIISLDGEKVWEASHADSSVLAILISYSGETQSITHLLPIFKKNKVKTLALTNMGDNTISKFSDCTLKISTREKLYSKIAGFSSHYSICFLLDTLYSALFSLNYEENFKQNLTVSQLNDPRFSHLDALKED; this comes from the coding sequence ATGCTACTAACTGAAAAATTACAGAACCCAATATTTTCTAAAACAGAATGCGTTGTCATTGATTACTTATTAGAACAACGTTTATTACTTAGCCAGCAAACCATCAAAGATATTTCAAAAGCCACATTCACAAGTCCTTCTACCCTTATCAGAATTTCTCATAAAATGGGATTTGATGGTTGGAAAGCATTTAAACAAGAATTACTTCATGAACTTGATTATTTAGATAACCATTTCCAAAGTATTGATGCAAACTTTCCTTTCAAACAAAATGATGGCTTTACTAAAATATCAGGCAAACTTGGCAGTCTTGTACAAGAAACTATCAATGACACTTTAACTTTATTGAATCATGATGATTTATCAGCTGCCGTTCGTCTATTAGAAGAGGCTCCACAAATTAAAATCTTTACTAGTAACATTAATATTTATTTAGCCCAAGACTTTTGTCATAAAATGAATCGCATCAATAAAAATGTTTCTATCATTAGTCTTGACGGGGAAAAAGTTTGGGAAGCCTCTCATGCTGATTCGTCTGTTTTAGCTATTCTTATTTCTTATAGCGGTGAAACACAGTCAATCACCCATCTCTTGCCTATCTTCAAAAAAAATAAAGTGAAAACTTTGGCTTTAACCAATATGGGTGACAACACTATTTCTAAATTTTCCGACTGTACCTTAAAAATCTCGACACGCGAAAAACTCTATTCAAAAATAGCTGGTTTTAGCAGCCACTATTCGATCTGTTTTCTGCTAGATACACTTTATTCTGCTCTATTTTCTCTTAATTATGAAGAGAATTTTAAACAAAATCTGACTGTTTCACAATTAAACGATCCACGATTTTCACATTTAGATGCTCTAAAAGAAGACTAA
- a CDS encoding PTS lactose/cellobiose transporter subunit IIA: MGQGTLEMIMGIIINAGNAKSEAMEAIQAAKEGDFESSEKKINYANDALVEAHHSQTGLLTAEAQGSAPDISLLLIHSQDHLMTSIAFSDIAKEVISLYKRLDEKD, from the coding sequence ATGGGGCAAGGAACACTTGAAATGATTATGGGGATCATTATAAATGCCGGAAATGCAAAAAGTGAAGCAATGGAGGCAATCCAAGCGGCTAAAGAAGGGGATTTTGAATCTTCGGAAAAGAAAATCAACTATGCGAATGATGCACTTGTCGAGGCGCATCATTCTCAAACGGGCTTGCTAACAGCAGAAGCGCAAGGATCAGCACCAGATATTTCACTGTTATTAATTCACAGTCAAGATCATTTAATGACTAGCATTGCTTTTTCGGATATTGCTAAAGAAGTTATTAGTTTATACAAAAGACTAGACGAGAAAGACTAA
- the licT gene encoding BglG family transcription antiterminator LicT, which produces MLIERVVNNNVVFSRDAEGQEIIVSGRGISFNKKVGLEIDPDRVEKIFVTKDFENDSRMEAILKEIPIDYFEISNSIISFAEESLNKKLHESIYLSLSDHIYTTVSRFKEGLCLKNPMLWDIKRFYPEEFKVGKEALAIIYKKLAISLPIDEAGFISLHLVNASMDEDLETVYELTNLMQEISNIVKYHFQMDFDMESIYYHRFVTHLKFFALRLTTNKKAAANNESELLEIIKCKYINAYACVEKISEYLQNNYHYTVSDDEKLYLTIHIERLIYKTELD; this is translated from the coding sequence ATGTTAATTGAAAGAGTAGTCAATAATAATGTTGTATTTTCTAGAGATGCTGAAGGACAAGAAATTATCGTATCAGGTAGAGGAATATCCTTTAATAAAAAAGTGGGGCTGGAAATTGATCCTGATAGAGTTGAAAAAATATTTGTAACCAAAGACTTTGAAAACGATAGTCGCATGGAAGCAATCCTAAAAGAAATCCCTATTGATTATTTTGAGATTAGTAATAGTATCATTTCCTTCGCAGAAGAGTCCTTAAATAAAAAGCTTCATGAAAGCATTTATCTGTCATTGAGTGATCACATTTACACGACAGTCAGTCGTTTTAAAGAAGGTTTATGTTTGAAAAATCCGATGCTTTGGGATATTAAACGATTTTATCCAGAAGAATTTAAAGTCGGTAAAGAGGCATTGGCGATTATTTATAAAAAGTTAGCGATATCTTTACCAATTGATGAAGCAGGTTTTATTAGTCTTCATTTAGTAAATGCCAGTATGGATGAAGATTTGGAAACAGTTTATGAGTTAACGAATTTGATGCAAGAAATATCAAATATCGTCAAGTATCATTTTCAGATGGACTTTGATATGGAGTCCATCTACTATCATCGGTTTGTAACGCATTTAAAGTTCTTTGCTTTGAGATTAACAACGAACAAAAAAGCAGCTGCTAATAATGAAAGTGAGTTACTAGAAATTATTAAATGTAAGTATATTAATGCCTATGCTTGTGTTGAGAAGATTAGTGAGTACTTACAAAATAACTATCACTATACTGTGTCAGATGATGAAAAATTATATTTGACGATTCATATTGAAAGATTGATTTATAAGACTGAATTAGATTAA
- a CDS encoding ROK family protein, giving the protein MKNYLGIDIGGTFIKYGILDEQYQVIKKWKKKTRLCHSQSEFYDYLCKGLDVSSISCVGVCAPGVISKESKVMSKASENCRIMMGTTINDEVQSRLNRPVRALNDGHAAGYCEMKLGNGVGSESSVYWLLGTGVGGCYCIGEDIVAGRNNIIGEFSHIPIAIEQNKTVGLGRICSVNALIQSYNKGVTVQDKQHSGANILKKYVAKDTYAIQIVNDWCQNIVLGLRMVIAFYNPEIICIGGGVSEEDWLIEKIRNHLDFEVESQLKALAPTKIMPCKFKNDSNLIGAVLYATDQIN; this is encoded by the coding sequence ATGAAAAATTATTTAGGAATTGATATCGGTGGAACATTCATAAAATATGGGATTCTTGATGAGCAGTATCAGGTTATTAAGAAATGGAAAAAAAAGACACGGCTATGTCATAGTCAATCAGAGTTTTATGATTATCTGTGCAAAGGACTAGATGTTAGTAGTATTTCTTGTGTAGGTGTCTGTGCACCAGGAGTCATTTCTAAAGAGTCGAAAGTGATGTCAAAGGCATCAGAAAACTGTCGAATTATGATGGGGACTACCATAAATGATGAAGTTCAAAGTAGATTAAATCGCCCGGTTAGAGCATTAAATGATGGGCATGCAGCGGGATACTGTGAAATGAAGTTGGGGAATGGTGTAGGCTCAGAGTCAAGTGTTTATTGGCTGTTAGGAACAGGTGTTGGAGGGTGCTACTGTATAGGGGAAGATATTGTAGCAGGCAGAAATAACATCATTGGAGAATTTTCACATATTCCGATTGCGATTGAGCAAAATAAAACAGTGGGTTTAGGGAGAATTTGCTCAGTAAATGCTTTGATTCAGAGTTACAACAAGGGTGTTACGGTACAAGATAAGCAACACTCGGGAGCAAACATTTTAAAAAAATATGTAGCAAAAGATACCTATGCGATTCAAATCGTTAATGACTGGTGCCAAAATATTGTTCTTGGATTACGGATGGTGATCGCCTTTTATAATCCAGAAATAATTTGTATTGGTGGTGGCGTCAGCGAGGAAGATTGGTTGATTGAAAAGATCCGGAATCATCTTGATTTTGAGGTTGAGTCGCAGTTAAAAGCATTGGCACCAACTAAAATAATGCCGTGTAAATTTAAAAATGACTCTAATTTAATTGGAGCAGTGTTGTATGCGACGGATCAAATTAACTGA
- a CDS encoding PTS sugar transporter subunit IIB gives MKRIMLVCSAGMSTSLLVSKMEQAATEKGIQADIFAVAASEADVKLQDDSEKIDILLLGPQVRFMKSQFEKKVATKGIPVEVIEMKDYGMMNGSKVLEAALSVIEK, from the coding sequence ATGAAAAGAATTATGCTAGTATGTTCTGCTGGAATGAGTACAAGCTTATTAGTTTCAAAAATGGAACAGGCAGCTACTGAAAAAGGCATTCAAGCTGATATTTTTGCTGTAGCAGCTTCAGAAGCGGATGTGAAATTACAAGACGATTCTGAAAAAATTGATATTCTTTTGTTAGGTCCACAAGTTAGGTTTATGAAATCACAATTCGAGAAAAAAGTTGCAACTAAAGGGATTCCAGTAGAGGTTATCGAAATGAAAGATTATGGCATGATGAACGGTAGTAAAGTCTTAGAGGCAGCACTATCAGTCATTGAAAAATAA
- a CDS encoding beta-glucoside-specific PTS transporter subunit IIABC translates to MRKYEELAIEIVKQVGGKENIISLGHCVTRLRFNLKDESLANDDVLKNMDGVVTVMKAGGQYQVVIGNHVPDVYKLVNEVAGISADSAPAENNKKMSFQDKFFDIVSGIMMPSIAILSASGIIKGLNTLLVIFGAYAMDSSYYVLVNAIGDGMFFFFPVILGYNTANKLKANPFLGMVIGAILCHPSINGVDLTFFGHTMNVTYTTSVLPVILIVALAAPLERFFNKIVPDVVKTFIVPMLVLLIVVPIGFTLIGPAANMIGTVIGQAINAIIVFSPVLAGIVVGGLWQVFVLFGVHMVILIPSLMNLLSGKPDLFMALITGVSFAQTAVVFAIWMKTKNRKLKNIAFPAWISGVFGVTEPAIYGVTLPRIKMFIISCIGGAVYSAIIGFFGTQMFTMAGMGIFALPGMMDPVKNSASGVIEAGIAIVAAMVVSFVLAYAMFKDDKVDEVNAVKTNEKIEVKKDMLVAPIKGDVIPLSEVSDSAFSQGIIGNGIAINPKEGKVFSPCDGTVLTVFPTKHAIGLISDNGSEILIHIGMDTVKLEGEHFVTHVEEGQKIKKGQLLVEFDIDAIKGKGYSLETPVIVTNTADFLDIIPMETKQTTVGDELLTLLT, encoded by the coding sequence GTGAGAAAATATGAAGAATTAGCGATTGAGATTGTTAAACAGGTTGGTGGAAAAGAAAATATTATTTCATTAGGCCACTGTGTAACTCGGTTACGCTTTAATTTAAAAGATGAGTCTTTAGCTAATGATGATGTCCTAAAAAATATGGATGGTGTTGTAACAGTCATGAAAGCCGGAGGACAATATCAAGTTGTTATTGGAAATCATGTTCCTGATGTTTACAAATTGGTGAATGAAGTCGCTGGAATTTCAGCTGATTCAGCACCAGCTGAAAATAATAAGAAGATGAGTTTCCAAGATAAGTTTTTTGATATTGTTTCAGGAATTATGATGCCGTCCATTGCTATTCTGTCTGCGTCAGGGATTATAAAAGGTTTAAATACCTTATTAGTAATCTTCGGTGCATACGCGATGGACAGTTCTTATTACGTACTTGTCAATGCAATTGGCGACGGGATGTTCTTTTTCTTCCCAGTAATTTTGGGTTATAACACAGCTAATAAGCTGAAGGCTAATCCATTCTTAGGTATGGTTATCGGAGCAATATTATGTCATCCCTCAATAAATGGTGTTGACTTAACATTCTTTGGCCATACGATGAATGTTACATATACGACAAGTGTTTTACCAGTTATTTTAATTGTTGCCTTAGCAGCTCCGTTAGAGCGCTTCTTTAATAAAATTGTTCCAGATGTAGTAAAAACATTTATTGTACCGATGCTTGTTTTATTAATTGTTGTCCCAATTGGGTTCACCTTAATTGGACCAGCCGCTAATATGATTGGTACGGTTATTGGCCAAGCAATTAACGCTATTATTGTATTCAGTCCAGTTTTAGCAGGTATTGTTGTTGGCGGACTTTGGCAAGTCTTTGTTTTATTTGGAGTACATATGGTGATTTTAATTCCATCATTAATGAATTTATTATCAGGTAAGCCCGATTTGTTCATGGCATTAATTACAGGTGTATCGTTTGCACAAACAGCAGTTGTGTTTGCTATTTGGATGAAAACAAAAAATCGCAAGCTTAAAAATATTGCTTTTCCCGCTTGGATTTCAGGTGTCTTTGGTGTAACTGAACCTGCTATTTACGGGGTAACGTTACCACGTATTAAAATGTTTATTATTTCGTGTATTGGTGGGGCAGTTTATTCTGCAATTATTGGGTTCTTCGGAACGCAAATGTTCACAATGGCTGGTATGGGAATCTTTGCTTTACCTGGTATGATGGATCCTGTGAAAAATTCAGCTTCTGGTGTAATAGAAGCTGGAATTGCAATTGTTGCAGCAATGGTTGTAAGTTTCGTATTAGCCTACGCTATGTTTAAAGATGACAAAGTTGATGAAGTAAATGCAGTTAAAACAAATGAAAAAATTGAAGTGAAAAAAGATATGTTAGTAGCCCCCATTAAAGGTGATGTTATCCCTTTAAGTGAAGTATCAGATTCAGCATTTTCGCAAGGGATTATTGGTAATGGTATTGCAATTAATCCAAAGGAAGGAAAAGTATTTTCTCCTTGTGATGGAACAGTTTTAACGGTGTTCCCAACTAAACATGCGATAGGGTTGATTTCTGATAACGGTAGTGAAATTTTGATTCATATCGGAATGGACACAGTCAAACTAGAAGGTGAACATTTTGTCACTCATGTTGAAGAGGGTCAAAAAATCAAAAAAGGTCAATTATTAGTTGAGTTTGATATCGATGCGATTAAAGGAAAAGGGTACTCTTTAGAAACACCAGTGATTGTTACAAATACTGCTGATTTCTTAGATATTATTCCAATGGAAACAAAACAAACAACAGTTGGTGATGAATTATTGACCTTATTGACTTAG
- a CDS encoding PTS sugar transporter subunit IIC, with translation MDKFMNQVEKRLVPIAMKLDSNRYLAAIKDGFFVVMPLLIIGSIFLLITQLPFDPYLNFMQKILGDDWTSYFLTVNNMSMNLMTIFVVLGISKSLSKHYELDTGGAQVVSLFAFFILTPLVKDTNGLDGLPVGNFGAAGLFIGMIAAILAVEIFNVVIKRGWEIKMPDSVPPNVANSFSALIPALFVGIIFNFIRIGFALTPFLTAHDFIFQVLQKPLLSLGSSLPAVIILLFFESLLWCFGIHGSNIMLAVMTPIWTALSVENAEAFATGGVLPNIVNLQFYSNFIKLGGTSGTIGLAIVCFWFAKSRQYKTLGKLGFGPALFNINEPLIFGVPIVLNPIMMIPFILTPQVLGILTYIVMKLNIVPITNGILVPWTMPPIFSGFVLSGWRGSVFQILEIILSVAIYYPFFKMQDNKALQLENSPKAID, from the coding sequence GTGGATAAATTTATGAATCAGGTTGAAAAAAGATTAGTGCCTATTGCGATGAAACTTGATAGTAATCGCTACTTAGCTGCTATTAAAGATGGTTTTTTTGTAGTTATGCCTTTATTAATTATTGGTTCTATTTTCTTATTAATCACCCAATTGCCGTTTGATCCTTATCTTAATTTCATGCAGAAAATACTAGGTGACGATTGGACTAGTTACTTCTTAACTGTTAATAACATGTCGATGAACTTAATGACAATCTTTGTTGTTTTAGGGATTTCTAAAAGTTTATCAAAACATTATGAGCTAGATACTGGTGGAGCACAAGTTGTTTCGCTATTCGCTTTCTTTATCCTGACACCTTTAGTAAAAGATACAAATGGCTTAGATGGTTTACCCGTTGGGAACTTTGGTGCGGCGGGGTTGTTTATTGGAATGATTGCTGCCATATTAGCGGTAGAAATTTTTAATGTAGTCATTAAACGTGGGTGGGAGATTAAGATGCCAGATTCAGTTCCACCTAATGTTGCGAACTCATTTTCAGCACTTATCCCAGCGCTTTTTGTGGGTATTATTTTTAACTTCATTAGAATAGGGTTTGCCTTAACTCCTTTTTTAACAGCCCATGATTTTATCTTCCAAGTCTTGCAAAAACCATTGTTATCTCTAGGAAGTTCGCTACCTGCGGTAATTATATTACTATTTTTTGAATCGTTGTTATGGTGTTTTGGTATTCATGGTTCCAATATTATGTTGGCGGTTATGACTCCAATTTGGACAGCATTATCTGTTGAGAATGCTGAAGCTTTTGCAACGGGTGGGGTCTTACCTAATATTGTCAATCTTCAATTTTATAGTAATTTTATTAAACTTGGGGGAACGTCTGGAACAATTGGCTTAGCTATCGTTTGTTTTTGGTTTGCGAAGTCACGGCAATATAAAACATTAGGTAAATTAGGATTTGGACCAGCTTTATTTAACATAAATGAACCGTTAATTTTTGGTGTGCCAATTGTTTTAAATCCGATTATGATGATTCCATTTATCTTAACGCCACAAGTTTTGGGAATTTTAACATACATTGTGATGAAGCTAAACATTGTCCCAATTACGAATGGTATTTTAGTTCCGTGGACGATGCCCCCAATTTTTTCAGGGTTTGTCTTGTCAGGGTGGAGAGGATCTGTATTCCAAATTTTAGAAATTATACTATCCGTCGCCATTTATTACCCATTCTTTAAAATGCAAGATAACAAAGCGTTACAATTGGAAAACAGCCCCAAAGCAATTGATTAA
- a CDS encoding HEPN domain-containing protein produces MNKKFLKTDLQSDMSVKGLFFLPSQVEDNEDWANGVVEYSDTGIVITLFDDFNVDTPLDFGKLNQFDVVHCLTECGERLSFFDVCQNRFSNHSSGFKISEYRSNLMISSNLEYVSSLDTLRTKKCSFSFVGMNDWIEKDYYSNVGKSVMPNSDVKNEMTDIKIENKNYLISEKTLITEKYQLPDVSFIIKNSLELSNNSKEESLSISEYKKVVFEINRLLALVLGKYQQIEYLECIEPDKNPLKIKIYRLFFIQQGVESLKQIRSPLIDYKEYSNNFNKLYQCFFDQREKIEPIIENYISDKILPTFAIKSLVNISKTLEMYHRTYVYTEPEVNKEFLYKKNKVLEFIEKEFEENPVKDELKSQLSFVKEEPSFSGKISKLLKSVPDDLRNLFRNGKEISKVSKRITETRNYLTHGGDKNNYPDRYQEISEIIDIIIKLRCITDYYLLKELGFQSELIIESLMDYNGPYQRLFY; encoded by the coding sequence ATGAATAAAAAATTTTTAAAAACAGATTTACAGAGTGATATGTCAGTAAAAGGACTATTTTTTTTACCATCTCAAGTTGAAGATAATGAGGATTGGGCAAACGGTGTTGTTGAGTATAGTGATACAGGGATAGTTATTACTTTATTTGATGATTTTAATGTTGATACTCCATTAGATTTTGGGAAATTAAATCAATTTGATGTAGTTCACTGTCTTACTGAGTGTGGAGAGAGGCTCTCTTTTTTTGATGTATGTCAAAATCGATTTAGCAATCATAGTTCGGGTTTTAAAATATCGGAGTATCGTTCAAACTTGATGATTTCATCAAATTTAGAATATGTTTCATCATTAGATACATTAAGAACAAAAAAATGTAGTTTTTCATTTGTAGGGATGAATGATTGGATTGAAAAAGATTATTATTCAAATGTAGGCAAATCTGTGATGCCGAATTCAGACGTAAAAAATGAGATGACTGATATCAAAATAGAAAATAAAAACTATTTAATTTCAGAAAAGACACTTATTACAGAAAAATATCAATTGCCAGATGTATCCTTTATTATAAAAAATAGTTTGGAACTGTCTAATAATTCTAAAGAAGAGAGTTTATCAATAAGTGAATATAAAAAAGTAGTTTTTGAAATTAACCGTCTTCTTGCTTTAGTTTTAGGAAAATATCAACAGATTGAGTATCTAGAGTGTATTGAACCGGATAAAAACCCGCTGAAGATAAAAATATATAGATTATTTTTCATCCAACAGGGTGTGGAATCTTTAAAACAAATTAGAAGTCCATTGATTGATTATAAAGAGTATAGTAATAATTTCAATAAATTATATCAATGTTTTTTTGATCAAAGAGAAAAAATAGAACCAATAATTGAAAACTATATTAGCGATAAAATCTTACCTACTTTTGCTATAAAAAGTTTAGTAAATATCAGTAAAACACTAGAAATGTACCATAGAACTTATGTGTATACAGAACCTGAAGTGAATAAGGAATTTCTTTATAAAAAAAATAAAGTGTTGGAATTTATTGAAAAAGAATTTGAAGAGAATCCAGTTAAAGATGAATTGAAAAGCCAACTCTCTTTCGTTAAAGAAGAACCATCTTTTTCTGGAAAAATTTCTAAATTGTTAAAGAGTGTACCTGACGATCTCCGAAACCTCTTTAGAAATGGTAAAGAAATATCGAAAGTTTCAAAGAGAATTACGGAGACTAGAAATTATTTAACACATGGTGGGGATAAAAATAATTATCCTGATAGATATCAAGAAATCAGTGAGATTATTGATATAATAATTAAGTTACGATGTATAACTGATTATTACTTATTGAAAGAACTTGGTTTTCAAAGTGAGCTCATAATAGAGTCTCTAATGGATTATAATGGTCCTTACCAAAGATTATTTTATTAA
- a CDS encoding glycoside hydrolase family 1 protein gives MVFSDKFLWGGAVAANQCEGAWDVDGKGPSICDHLRGGSLTKKRSFDRKILEGEYYPSHEAVDFYHRYEEDIALFAEMGFKVFRLSIAWSRIFPNGDDQEPNEAGLEFYDKVFDECIKHGIEPLVTLSHFEIPYALVEKYNGFSDRRVVDFFVNYATTVMTRYKDKVKYWLTFNEINFATLPFGALNVLGMLNEDTVDTHDPVDNLQERYQALHHVFVASAKTVIEGHKINPEFEIGCMLAHMTFYPLNPKPTDMMLVQHWDNHMNNFCGDIHVKGEYPYFIKNYFAENDVEIKFEENDQEILSAGTVDFYSFSYYSTNCASTDQGTELTAGNLMGGVRNPYLEASDWGWQIDPIGLRYTLNKLYDRYQIPLMVVENGLGAVDEINEDGNIIDDYRIDYLREHVVTMSDAIDDGVELMGYTMWGCIDLISAGTGEMKKRYGFIYVDKDNDGNGTLDRKKKKSFDWYKKVIATNGQDLA, from the coding sequence GTGGTATTTTCAGATAAATTTTTATGGGGTGGCGCAGTAGCAGCTAACCAATGTGAAGGTGCATGGGATGTTGATGGCAAAGGGCCAAGTATCTGCGATCATTTACGTGGTGGCAGTTTAACGAAAAAGAGAAGTTTTGATCGTAAAATTTTAGAGGGTGAATATTACCCAAGTCATGAAGCTGTTGATTTTTACCATCGTTATGAAGAAGATATTGCTCTGTTTGCTGAGATGGGTTTTAAAGTATTTAGACTATCAATCGCTTGGAGCAGAATCTTTCCAAATGGTGATGACCAAGAACCGAATGAAGCAGGCTTAGAATTTTATGATAAGGTGTTTGATGAGTGTATAAAACACGGTATTGAACCTCTGGTTACGCTTAGCCATTTTGAAATTCCTTATGCCCTAGTCGAAAAATATAATGGTTTTTCTGATCGACGCGTAGTGGACTTCTTTGTTAACTATGCAACAACTGTTATGACACGTTATAAAGATAAGGTGAAATACTGGTTAACGTTTAATGAAATTAATTTTGCGACGTTACCATTCGGTGCGTTAAATGTTCTAGGGATGTTAAACGAAGATACAGTGGATACTCATGATCCAGTTGATAATTTACAAGAACGTTATCAAGCGTTGCACCATGTTTTTGTGGCAAGTGCTAAGACTGTTATTGAAGGGCATAAAATCAATCCTGAATTTGAAATTGGTTGTATGTTGGCGCACATGACATTCTATCCGCTAAATCCAAAACCAACAGATATGATGTTGGTACAACATTGGGATAATCATATGAATAATTTTTGTGGAGATATCCATGTGAAAGGTGAGTACCCATATTTTATTAAAAATTATTTCGCTGAAAATGATGTAGAGATTAAGTTTGAAGAAAATGATCAAGAGATTTTATCAGCAGGAACAGTTGATTTTTATTCATTCTCTTACTATTCAACAAACTGTGCAAGTACTGACCAAGGAACGGAATTAACAGCAGGTAATTTAATGGGTGGGGTTAGAAATCCCTATTTAGAAGCAAGTGATTGGGGTTGGCAAATTGATCCAATCGGCTTACGTTATACATTAAATAAATTATATGACCGTTACCAAATTCCATTAATGGTCGTTGAAAATGGTTTAGGTGCTGTAGATGAAATTAATGAAGATGGGAACATCATTGATGATTATCGAATTGATTATTTAAGAGAGCACGTTGTGACAATGTCCGATGCCATTGATGATGGTGTGGAATTGATGGGTTACACAATGTGGGGCTGTATTGATTTAATTTCTGCCGGAACTGGTGAAATGAAAAAACGTTATGGCTTTATCTATGTAGATAAAGATAATGATGGCAACGGGACATTAGATCGTAAAAAGAAAAAATCATTTGATTGGTATAAAAAAGTCATCGCCACAAATGGTCAAGATTTGGCCTAA
- a CDS encoding PTS lactose/cellobiose transporter subunit IIA, which produces MKLIANSGDGRSYAFGALKRVKNRQFEEADELMEKSNEAIDVAHNTQTELLIKEASGEEQDISLLMIHAQDHFMTSLLANELIKEIILLYRDRQN; this is translated from the coding sequence ATGAAGTTGATTGCAAATTCTGGTGATGGTAGGTCTTACGCATTTGGTGCCCTTAAACGAGTGAAGAATCGTCAATTCGAGGAAGCTGATGAATTGATGGAAAAATCTAATGAAGCCATTGATGTCGCACATAACACTCAAACGGAACTCTTAATAAAAGAAGCAAGTGGTGAAGAACAAGATATTAGCTTGTTAATGATTCATGCTCAAGATCACTTCATGACAAGTCTTTTAGCAAATGAACTAATTAAGGAAATTATTTTGTTGTATCGTGATCGTCAAAACTAG
- a CDS encoding PTS sugar transporter subunit IIB produces the protein MKILLVCAGGMSTSLLVKKMEEYWSEEGIPLAVKAVGLGQYKEQANDYDMILLGPQVRYRLNEIKTLTKMPCATIDSMAYAMGDCPVIMKLAQKLLAEME, from the coding sequence ATGAAAATATTATTAGTCTGTGCAGGTGGTATGTCCACAAGCTTATTAGTTAAAAAGATGGAAGAGTATTGGTCAGAAGAAGGGATTCCTTTAGCTGTTAAGGCGGTTGGTTTAGGTCAGTATAAAGAGCAAGCAAACGATTATGACATGATCTTATTAGGCCCTCAAGTTAGATATAGATTGAATGAAATCAAAACTTTAACAAAGATGCCATGTGCCACAATTGATTCAATGGCATACGCGATGGGCGATTGTCCCGTCATCATGAAACTTGCTCAAAAATTATTAGCCGAGATGGAATAA